From one Trifolium pratense cultivar HEN17-A07 linkage group LG1, ARS_RC_1.1, whole genome shotgun sequence genomic stretch:
- the LOC123903122 gene encoding uncharacterized protein LOC123903122 isoform X2, with protein sequence MKNSPNKRSNPKNDATKKTSKRQKEVGTHSVHVTQQISETHNKEKTIEIHILSSSSNPTKTAGKDNRDDKQDNDSTASSPVVKQRDHSRRFPATERKTRKSNILETLRASSSAPPKSNLKGRTDDRDFKEIRKNLFCRPDEEDDSDFYLNYHPAASIGYEGLDINFHIPSWMSMTFKPTAAMNLNDLCAYTAAYIFKADPEQLFGDEVLVRTTSGVIGDRQAPKSLMPRYPVDQQIINLVVARQNWVMSILLEE encoded by the exons AGTTGGCACTCATTCTGTGCATGTTACACAACAAATCAGTGAGACTCACAACAAGGAAAAAACAATTGAGATTCATATTCTTTCATCATCTAG taaTCCAACTAAAACGGCTGGCAAGGACAATAGGGATGACAAACAAGATAACGACTCAACAGCGTCTTCACCTGTTGTGAAACAAAGAGATCATAGTAGAAGGTTTCCAGCAACAGAAAGGAAGACAAGGAAGTCCAACATATTAGAGACTCTGCGCGCCTCCTCCTCAGCACCACCAAAATCCAACCTAAAAGGAAGAACAGATGATAGGGATTTCAAGGAAATTAGGAAAAATCTTTTTTGCCGAccagatgaagaagatgatagCGACTTCTACCTCAACTACCATCCAGCGGCTAGTATTGGATATGAAGGCCTTGATATTAATTTTCACATTCCCTCC TGGATGTCAATGACATTCAAGCCAACTGCAGCAATGAATCTGAACGACTTATGTGCTTACACAGCAGCCTACATATTTAAGGCTGATCCTGAACAATTGTTTGG TGACGAGGTTTTAGTAAGAACAACATCAGGTGTAATTGGGGATAGACAAGCTCCGAAGTCTCTTATGCCAAGATATCCTGTTGACCAGCAG ATTATAAATCTTGTTGTTGCAAGACAAAATTGGGTGATGAGTATATTACTGGAAGAGTAA
- the LOC123903122 gene encoding uncharacterized protein LOC123903122 isoform X1, with the protein MKNSPNKRSNPKNDATKKTSKRQKEVGTHSVHVTQQISETHNKEKTIEIHILSSSSSNPTKTAGKDNRDDKQDNDSTASSPVVKQRDHSRRFPATERKTRKSNILETLRASSSAPPKSNLKGRTDDRDFKEIRKNLFCRPDEEDDSDFYLNYHPAASIGYEGLDINFHIPSWMSMTFKPTAAMNLNDLCAYTAAYIFKADPEQLFGDEVLVRTTSGVIGDRQAPKSLMPRYPVDQQIINLVVARQNWVMSILLEE; encoded by the exons AGTTGGCACTCATTCTGTGCATGTTACACAACAAATCAGTGAGACTCACAACAAGGAAAAAACAATTGAGATTCATATTCTTTCATCATCTAG cagtaaTCCAACTAAAACGGCTGGCAAGGACAATAGGGATGACAAACAAGATAACGACTCAACAGCGTCTTCACCTGTTGTGAAACAAAGAGATCATAGTAGAAGGTTTCCAGCAACAGAAAGGAAGACAAGGAAGTCCAACATATTAGAGACTCTGCGCGCCTCCTCCTCAGCACCACCAAAATCCAACCTAAAAGGAAGAACAGATGATAGGGATTTCAAGGAAATTAGGAAAAATCTTTTTTGCCGAccagatgaagaagatgatagCGACTTCTACCTCAACTACCATCCAGCGGCTAGTATTGGATATGAAGGCCTTGATATTAATTTTCACATTCCCTCC TGGATGTCAATGACATTCAAGCCAACTGCAGCAATGAATCTGAACGACTTATGTGCTTACACAGCAGCCTACATATTTAAGGCTGATCCTGAACAATTGTTTGG TGACGAGGTTTTAGTAAGAACAACATCAGGTGTAATTGGGGATAGACAAGCTCCGAAGTCTCTTATGCCAAGATATCCTGTTGACCAGCAG ATTATAAATCTTGTTGTTGCAAGACAAAATTGGGTGATGAGTATATTACTGGAAGAGTAA